Genomic segment of Desulfurellaceae bacterium:
GGATGATCCAGGGTGGATCATTGGGAAACAAAATCGGCACAAGGGGTCACTGCATTCAGACATCTGGCGAGGTAGCGCAGCGGACTTAGCCAGTCGAGGTATGCTGGAGGTATGCTGGCGGTCTATCCCGCACTTGGCTGATGGAGGACACGCCCTCGTCTCGAGCGGTATGACAAAGCGACACGCTATGCCTTGATTGTCTCCATTCGTGCTCCAGGAGTGGATGTCGACCTCTATAGCGCGGTCGCCAATCGCGTTGCTGCACTGACAGCCGTGGAGACGTGATGAAATTCCAAATCGTCGATGCATTTTGCTGGTGACCAGCCTGGAGCCGGCCTCGGAGTTTCTCGACGACCTGCGACGGTGAGGTCTCTCTACACCCGCTCCGCCCATAGCCGGGTCGGCGACCGGTGTGATAAGAAGCCCGGCTGAAGGAGGGACTCGGCTATGACACAACCCCTGTATACCGTTCGACAGCTAGCCTACGTGGTCAGAGACATGGATGCGGCTCTCAAGTATTGGGTCGATGTGCTGAAGGTCGGCCCGTTTTTTGTGTACGAACACTGCCCGCTGGAAAACCAGCGCTATCTGGGCCAGCCGTCCAATGTGGACGTGACCCTGGCCCTGGGTAACAGCGGCGACCTGCAAATCGAGCTGATCTTCCAGCACGACCAGACCCCCTCGGTGTATAAAGAGTTCCTGGACGCCGGACGGGTCGGCGTGCATCACTTTGGGCTGATGCCGGAGGACTATAAGGCGGCCTGTGCGCAGTACCGGGCACTCGGCTATGAGGCCGCGTTTGAGTGCACGGTCAGCGACGCCGAGCTGGTGTATTTCGATACGGTCAAGACCATCGGGCATTACACCGAGCTGTGGGACAACAACGACGTGTTCAAGAAATTATTCATGATCGTCGAGAACGCGGCCAAGGGCTGGGACGGCACCAACCCGGTTCGCCCCGGCCCCCTATAAAGGCCGGGCCGCAGCAGCTATACACACCGGAACAGTCCAGCACAGGAGGGAACGTGCTATGAAGTGGAAGATCGGTGATGTCACCATCACCAAGATTACGGAGATCGAGTACCCGGAATTCTCAGACGTCATCCCGGCCGCCACCCCGGCCGTGGTCAAGACCGTCCCGTGGTTGTCGCCCCATTTCGTGACAGCCGAGGGCATGCTGAGCCTGAGCATTCATTCGCTGATCGTTGATACGCCGGGCGCCAAGCTGGTGGTCGATACCTGCATCGGCAACGGGCGGAACCGCGCGCCCCTGGACATCATGAGCAATCTGGCCACCTCGTATCTGGAAGACATGACGGCTGCGGGCTATCCGCCCGAGAGCATCGACTACGTCTTGTGTACCCATCTGCACCTCGACCATGTGGGCTGGAATACGCGCCTGGACAACGGCGAGTGGGTGCCCACATTCCCCAACGCGTCCTACCTGATGGACCAGAAAGAACTCGACCTGTTCGGCAATATCGACCCGAATGCCGACGACGAGTTCTTACAG
This window contains:
- a CDS encoding MBL fold metallo-hydrolase, producing MKWKIGDVTITKITEIEYPEFSDVIPAATPAVVKTVPWLSPHFVTAEGMLSLSIHSLIVDTPGAKLVVDTCIGNGRNRAPLDIMSNLATSYLEDMTAAGYPPESIDYVLCTHLHLDHVGWNTRLDNGEWVPTFPNASYLMDQKELDLFGNIDPNADDEFLQVQRLVYDDSVQPVMDAGLAKAVEGPSPVCEGVRLIATPGHTPGHCSVIIESRGESAMITGDFIHHPIQFHDAGLVSPFDVDNDAAVATRRRVFAEYAGTPTLIIGTHFAGPTAGKLVRDGDGYRLDV
- a CDS encoding VOC family protein; translated protein: MTQPLYTVRQLAYVVRDMDAALKYWVDVLKVGPFFVYEHCPLENQRYLGQPSNVDVTLALGNSGDLQIELIFQHDQTPSVYKEFLDAGRVGVHHFGLMPEDYKAACAQYRALGYEAAFECTVSDAELVYFDTVKTIGHYTELWDNNDVFKKLFMIVENAAKGWDGTNPVRPGPL